Genomic DNA from Klebsiella variicola:
CAGTCGCCGAGGAAAACCGAACCGGCGCTGGTGATGCTGTCCACCAGCTCGCGGGCCTGACGGGTCTGAATGATCAGGTGTTCCGGACCATACTGGTTGGAGATAGCCACGCACTGCGCCAGGTCGCGGGCCACGATGATCCGGCTGGCGGAGAGGGCCACGCGGGCGGTTTCCGCGCGCGGCAGGGCGGCCAGCTGGCGTTCGACGGCCTCAGCGACGCGGCTGCCGAGGTCGGCGTCCGGGGTCAGGAGGATCACCTGCGAGTCCGGGCCGTGTTCCGCCTGCGACAGCAGGTCGGAAGCGACAAAGTCCGGGGTGGCGCCGCTGTCGGCGATCACCAGCACTTCCGACGGGCCGGCCGGCATGTCGATGGCTGCGCCGTCCAGACGCTGGCTGACCTGACGTTTGGCTTCCGTGACGTAAGCGTTACCCGGGCCAAAGATTTTATCCACCTTCGGCACCGACTCGGTCCCGAGGGCGAGGGCGGCGATGGCCTGGGCGCCGCCAACGTTAAAGATGGTTTTCACGCCGCACAGCTGCGCGGCATAGAGGATCTCATCGGCGATCGGCGGCGGCGAGCAGAGCACCACCTGCTGACAGCCGGCGATGCGCGCCGGCGTTGCCAGCATCAGCACCGTGGAGAACAGCGGCGCCGAGCCGCCCGGAATGTACAGCCCGACGGAGGCGATAGGGCGGGTGACCTGCTGGCAGCGCACCCCCGGCAGCGTTTCGACATCCACCGCCTGCAGCTGTTGCGCGTTGTGGAAGGTCTCGATGTTTTTCACCGCCACCGCCATCGCCTGCTTCAGCTCGTCGCTGAGGCGTTCGCCGGCGGCGGCGATCTCCGCCTCGCTCACCTGCAGCGCGGCGACGGTGGTTTTATCAAACTTCGCGCTGTATTCGCGCAGCGCCGCGTCGCCGTTGGCTTTGACGTTATCGAGGATCTCCGCCACCGTTTTACTGATGCTGTCGGAGGCGGAAATCGCCGGGCGCGTTAAGAGTTGTTGCTGTTGGTCTGCGCTACAGCCGTTCCAGTCGATGATTGTGTTGAAGCTCATGATTGTTTTCCCCTGTGTGTCCCGTGACCGGCTGGCCGATTACTCCATCATCTTCTCAATCGGCAGCACCAGAATGGAGCTGGCGCCCAGCGCTTTCAGTTTTTCCATGGTCTCCCAGAACAGGGTTTCGCTGCTGACCATGTGCATCGCCACGCGCTGCTTGTCGCCTGCCAGCGGCAGAATAGTCGGACGCTCGGCGCCCGGCAGCAGGGCAACCACTTCTTCCAGGCGTTCGGTCGGAGCGTGCATCATGATGTATTTCGACTCGCGGGCCTGGATCACGCCCTGAATACGGGTCAGCAGGCGGTCAATCAGCTGCTGTTTGGCGTCGGCCATCTCGCCGTCGCGCTGGATCAGGCAGGCTTTGGAGCGGTAGATCACTTCCACTTCGCGCAGGCCGTTGGCTTCCAGGGTGGCGCCAGTGGAGACGAGGTCGCAGATGGCGTCGGCGAGGCCGGCGCGCGGCGCCACTTCCACGGAGCCGTTCAGCAGACAGGATTTAAAGGAGATACCTTTTTGATCGAGGTAGCGCTTCAGCAGGTGTGGGTAAGAGGTGGCGATGCGTTTGCCGTCCAGCGCCGCCGGGCCGTTCCAGGCTTCATCCACCGGGGTCGCCAGCGACAGGCGGCAGCCGCCGAAGTCGAGACGGCGCAGGGTGAAGTAGCGCGGGTCTTCGCCCTGAGCGCGGCGGCTGAGCAGCTCTTCTTCCAGCACGTTTTCGCCGATAATGCCGAGGTCGACAACACCGTCCATCACCAGGCCCGGGATATCGTCATCACGCACGCGCAGAATGTCGATTGGCATATTTTCCGCCAGCGCAATCAGACGCTGGGTGTGCAAATTGACTTTAATGCCGCAGCGGCTGAGTAATTCGCGTGAATCTTCGCTTAAACGGCCTGATTTCTGAATAGCTATGCGTAAACGGGTGTTGTCTAACATTGTTCTTTTCCTCTGAATACCTGTCTGAATCTGTCCGAATTTGGTCCAAAAAAAAGCCCCCGGAAGTGAATCTTCCGGGGGCTCTCTGCGCGTTCATGCACCACTGGAAGATCCAAATGTCTTCCAGCACACATCGCCTGAAAGACTAGTCAGGATGATGGTGATGATGGTGGTGTTTAAATTGAACGCGGTTCATAAAAATTCTCTGTGAATGACTATGCATTTGATGTCCTTTAACCTAAACCACTTCCGCCGCAGAAAGCAAGGGCTTTTTTCTATCATTAATTCATTTCACATTGAGCGAAGAAATTGTCAGTTGCCGCTGGCTGGCGTAGCCTGTAATTAGCACAGCGAAAGAGTCAGGAGCCTGGGATGAAAAAGGTCGCGATAGTCGGTTTGGGATGGCTGGGAATGCCGCTGGCGCTGTCATTGATGGCGCGAGGTTGGCAGGTCACCGGCAGTAAAACCACGCAGGATGGCGTGGAGGCGGCGCGGATGTGCGGGATTGACAGCTATCCGCTGCGCCTGGAGCCGCAGCTGGTCTGTGATACCGAGGACCTCGACGCGCTGATGAACGTCGATGCGCTGGTGATCACGCTGCCGGCCCGGCGTACCGGGGCGGGAGAAGGGTTTTATCTGCAGGCGGTGCAGGAGATTGTCGATACCGCGCTGGCGCACCATATTCCGCGGATCGTCTTCACCAGTTCCACCTCGGTGTATGGCAACGTCAATGGCACGGTGAAAGAGAACTCCCCGCGTCTGCCGCAAACCGCCAGCGGGCAGGTGCTCAAGGAGCTGGAGGACTGGCTGCACAACCTGCCGGGAACCTCGGTGGATATTCTGCGTCTGGCCGGGCTGGTGGGGCCTTCCCGTCATCCGGGACGTTTTTTTGCCGGCAAGTCGGCGCCGGATGGCCAGCACGTGGTCAATCTGGTGCATTTGCAGGATGTGGTGGCCGCTATCGAACTGCTGTTGCAGGCCCCGAAGGGCGGGCACATCTATAATCTATGTGCGCCCCGCCATCC
This window encodes:
- the hisD gene encoding histidinol dehydrogenase → MSFNTIIDWNGCSADQQQQLLTRPAISASDSISKTVAEILDNVKANGDAALREYSAKFDKTTVAALQVSEAEIAAAGERLSDELKQAMAVAVKNIETFHNAQQLQAVDVETLPGVRCQQVTRPIASVGLYIPGGSAPLFSTVLMLATPARIAGCQQVVLCSPPPIADEILYAAQLCGVKTIFNVGGAQAIAALALGTESVPKVDKIFGPGNAYVTEAKRQVSQRLDGAAIDMPAGPSEVLVIADSGATPDFVASDLLSQAEHGPDSQVILLTPDADLGSRVAEAVERQLAALPRAETARVALSASRIIVARDLAQCVAISNQYGPEHLIIQTRQARELVDSITSAGSVFLGDWSPESAGDYASGTNHVLPTYGYTATCSSLGLADFQKRMTVQELSRDGFAALASTIEILAAAERLDAHKNAVTLRVAALKEQA
- the hisG gene encoding ATP phosphoribosyltransferase; translated protein: MLDNTRLRIAIQKSGRLSEDSRELLSRCGIKVNLHTQRLIALAENMPIDILRVRDDDIPGLVMDGVVDLGIIGENVLEEELLSRRAQGEDPRYFTLRRLDFGGCRLSLATPVDEAWNGPAALDGKRIATSYPHLLKRYLDQKGISFKSCLLNGSVEVAPRAGLADAICDLVSTGATLEANGLREVEVIYRSKACLIQRDGEMADAKQQLIDRLLTRIQGVIQARESKYIMMHAPTERLEEVVALLPGAERPTILPLAGDKQRVAMHMVSSETLFWETMEKLKALGASSILVLPIEKMME
- the hisL gene encoding his operon leader peptide, whose translation is MNRVQFKHHHHHHHPD
- a CDS encoding SDR family oxidoreductase, producing MKKVAIVGLGWLGMPLALSLMARGWQVTGSKTTQDGVEAARMCGIDSYPLRLEPQLVCDTEDLDALMNVDALVITLPARRTGAGEGFYLQAVQEIVDTALAHHIPRIVFTSSTSVYGNVNGTVKENSPRLPQTASGQVLKELEDWLHNLPGTSVDILRLAGLVGPSRHPGRFFAGKSAPDGQHVVNLVHLQDVVAAIELLLQAPKGGHIYNLCAPRHPARGLFYPQMARELGLPPPVFSDSPDGGQGKIVDGNRICNELGFEYQYPDPLVMPME